Part of the Paracoccus sp. MC1862 genome, GCCTGCCCGACGCCCGCATGGTGCTGCTGAAGGAGATCGAGACGGGGCCGGACGGCGCCTTTGTCTTCTACACCAATTACGGCAGCGCCAAGGGCCGCCAGATCGCCGAAACCGGCAAGGCGGCCTTCGTCATGCACTGGAAATCCCTGCGCCGTCAGGTCCGCGTTCGCGGCGCCGTCACCCGCGAGGAAGGACCGCAGGCCGACACCTATTACGCCAGCCGGTCACTTGAATCCCGCATCGGCGCCTGGTCCAGCCGGCAGAGCCAGCCGCTGGAGAGCCGAAGCGCCCTGATGGCCGAGGTCGCCCGCCAGGGC contains:
- the pdxH gene encoding pyridoxamine 5'-phosphate oxidase is translated as MSDRSGIFAGDDPFAIARRWLDEAARTEPNDPNAIALATVDAEGLPDARMVLLKEIETGPDGAFVFYTNYGSAKGRQIAETGKAAFVMHWKSLRRQVRVRGAVTREEGPQADTYYASRSLESRIGAWSSRQSQPLESRSALMAEVARQGLRHGLSPKRPPFWGGFRISPVQIEFWADGAFRLHDRFRWTRGQGGWDVMRLHP